The Micromonospora sp. WMMD961 genome has a segment encoding these proteins:
- a CDS encoding DUF4012 domain-containing protein: MTESERPTRRRSRSRRRRRARLRRALLSALVVGSLLLAAGGWVGFRGWQARAHLLNAAGLARELSAQVVGGDTDRALRTLVALQEQSRAARAATNDPSWQLGRHTPMVGDDLDAVRQIAAAIDELARQAFPTLLRMDLTSLVPTGGRLDLARLSGVSAELTRVNESVQGTRRDLAAVPADSLVSQVRQALVDLRGEIDRLASLTTAADQGARLLPPLLGASGPRRYLLVSQNLAELRATGGMFGAYAMIEAKDGAVTMGKQGSSSSLGFFKPALKVPAETRALWTDLPGIYPADVNLSPHFPTAATLYREMFRRKTGTTVDGVLAVDPVVLSYLLKATGPVLVPGGVPLASEKVVQTLLNDSYRQLDVEQQDKFFAASAAAVFDAFFKKNVNPRVLLSAFDRAITERRILFWSARPEEQRTFGDSRMAGTLPEQDTVPTVGVFLNDGSGAKLGYYLRQTANLTVGECRPDGRRELRLRVTLRSTAPKSGLTKSVLGLGMAGDPYTVRTLVSIFSPAGGAVLEARLDGAETAVGSGTERRRQVATASVDVAPGAEKALEVTVLTAKTGVGQAELWLTPTASPWTTQVHSAPSCDQ; the protein is encoded by the coding sequence GTGACGGAAAGCGAACGGCCGACCCGGCGGCGGAGCCGGTCCCGGCGCCGTCGGCGTGCCCGACTGCGACGAGCCCTCCTCAGCGCCCTCGTGGTCGGCTCGCTGCTGCTGGCGGCCGGCGGTTGGGTCGGCTTTCGCGGCTGGCAGGCGCGCGCTCACCTGCTCAACGCCGCCGGCCTCGCCCGGGAGTTGAGCGCCCAGGTGGTCGGCGGGGACACCGACCGCGCCCTGCGGACCCTTGTCGCTCTCCAGGAGCAGTCCCGCGCAGCCCGGGCGGCGACCAACGACCCGAGCTGGCAACTCGGTCGGCATACGCCGATGGTGGGCGACGACCTCGATGCCGTTCGGCAGATCGCTGCCGCCATCGACGAGTTGGCGCGGCAGGCGTTCCCGACCCTGCTCCGGATGGACCTGACCAGCCTGGTGCCGACCGGCGGTCGACTGGACCTGGCCCGGCTCAGTGGGGTCTCCGCCGAGCTGACCCGGGTCAACGAGTCGGTGCAGGGTACGCGCCGAGACCTCGCGGCGGTACCGGCCGACAGCCTGGTCAGCCAGGTCCGGCAGGCGCTTGTCGACCTCCGTGGCGAGATCGACCGCCTGGCCAGCCTGACCACGGCTGCCGACCAGGGTGCCCGCCTGCTGCCGCCACTGCTCGGCGCGAGCGGACCACGGCGGTACCTGCTGGTCTCGCAGAACCTTGCCGAGCTGCGCGCCACCGGCGGCATGTTCGGCGCGTACGCGATGATCGAGGCGAAGGACGGCGCGGTGACGATGGGCAAGCAGGGCAGTTCGTCCTCGCTTGGCTTCTTCAAACCGGCGCTGAAGGTGCCCGCCGAGACCCGCGCGCTCTGGACCGACCTGCCCGGCATCTACCCGGCCGACGTCAACCTGTCCCCGCACTTCCCGACCGCGGCGACGCTGTACCGCGAGATGTTCCGCCGCAAGACGGGCACCACTGTCGACGGCGTGCTCGCCGTCGATCCGGTGGTGCTGTCCTATCTACTCAAGGCGACCGGCCCGGTGCTGGTGCCCGGCGGTGTCCCGCTGGCCAGCGAGAAGGTCGTGCAGACCCTGCTCAACGACAGTTACCGGCAGCTCGACGTCGAACAGCAGGACAAGTTCTTCGCCGCGTCGGCGGCTGCCGTCTTCGACGCCTTCTTCAAGAAGAATGTCAACCCTAGGGTGTTGTTGTCCGCATTTGACCGTGCTATCACCGAACGGCGGATATTGTTCTGGAGTGCCCGACCTGAGGAACAGCGGACGTTCGGCGACAGCCGGATGGCCGGGACGCTTCCGGAACAGGACACCGTGCCGACGGTCGGCGTGTTCCTCAACGACGGCAGCGGCGCGAAGCTCGGCTACTACCTACGACAGACGGCGAACCTGACGGTCGGCGAATGCCGCCCCGACGGCCGCCGCGAGCTCCGCCTGCGGGTGACCCTGCGCTCGACGGCACCGAAGTCCGGACTCACCAAGTCCGTCCTCGGTCTCGGTATGGCTGGTGATCCGTACACCGTCCGCACATTGGTGTCGATCTTCAGCCCTGCAGGTGGAGCGGTGCTCGAGGCCCGGCTCGACGGGGCCGAGACGGCCGTTGGTAGCGGCACCGAACGCCGCCGCCAGGTGGCGACCGCCAGCGTCGACGTCGCTCCCGGCGCCGAGAAGGCGTTGGAGGTGACCGTGCTGACGGCCAAGACCGGCGTCGGGCAAGCCGAGCTGTGGCTGACCCCCACCGCCAGCCCCTGGACCACCCAAGTTCATTCCGCACCAAGCTGTGACCAGTAG
- a CDS encoding glycosyltransferase family 4 protein, protein MRIGILSYHFPPEPAFIPGSLAEELAARGHKVRVLTGFPDYPGGHVYPGWRQRWHHETHSERLTVRRVPRYPGRVTSTKVRMASYLSFAGSATWAARRYFSDVDALYVFQLPATTFAAAGVLRLLGQVPAVLHVQDVWTRDGAEEAGEDRWAARMGSAMTRIYRAAARIAVAAPSMRDLVVAAGADPTRVREVLNWTDERIFHPVTPGAAARRLVRRDGRCVVMHAGTIGARQGLETAVRAAAALDRTMDLVLVGSGADERRVRGLAADLGADNVRFVERRSPVDMPELYAAADYQLVMLRDLPELRGTVPGKLQAALSCAAPVVASAGGDTAELVERARAGLSCPPEDWAALADRFWLAATIPAPTRTEMGRRGRSAYLREMSLPAGVDRIERLLHEAAGRAAAPVREPRGNLA, encoded by the coding sequence GTGAGGATCGGCATCCTGTCGTACCACTTTCCGCCTGAGCCGGCGTTCATTCCGGGGAGCCTCGCGGAGGAGTTGGCCGCGCGTGGGCACAAGGTTCGGGTGCTCACCGGATTTCCGGACTACCCGGGCGGCCACGTGTATCCCGGCTGGCGGCAGCGGTGGCACCACGAGACGCACAGCGAACGACTGACGGTTCGACGGGTGCCGCGCTACCCCGGGCGGGTCACGTCCACCAAGGTCCGCATGGCCAGCTATCTCTCCTTCGCCGGCAGCGCGACGTGGGCCGCCCGGCGGTACTTCAGCGACGTGGACGCGCTCTACGTGTTCCAACTGCCGGCGACGACGTTCGCCGCCGCCGGGGTGCTCCGACTGCTCGGGCAGGTGCCGGCGGTGCTGCACGTGCAGGATGTCTGGACCCGCGACGGCGCCGAGGAGGCGGGCGAGGATCGCTGGGCGGCGCGGATGGGCAGCGCGATGACCCGGATCTATCGGGCCGCGGCGCGGATCGCGGTGGCCGCGCCGTCGATGCGGGATCTGGTGGTCGCCGCGGGCGCCGACCCGACCCGGGTCCGAGAGGTGTTGAACTGGACCGACGAGCGGATCTTTCATCCGGTGACGCCCGGGGCGGCGGCCCGCCGGTTGGTCCGCCGGGACGGTCGGTGCGTGGTGATGCACGCCGGGACCATCGGCGCGCGGCAGGGACTGGAGACCGCGGTCCGGGCGGCGGCGGCGCTGGACCGGACGATGGACCTGGTCCTCGTCGGTTCGGGCGCGGACGAGCGGCGGGTGCGGGGGCTCGCCGCCGACCTGGGTGCGGACAACGTCCGCTTCGTGGAGCGACGGTCACCCGTCGACATGCCCGAGCTGTACGCCGCCGCCGACTACCAACTGGTCATGCTGCGTGACCTTCCGGAGCTGCGCGGCACGGTGCCGGGCAAGCTCCAGGCTGCGCTCTCCTGTGCCGCCCCGGTGGTCGCGTCGGCGGGCGGTGACACTGCCGAACTGGTCGAACGCGCCAGGGCCGGTCTCTCCTGCCCGCCGGAGGACTGGGCGGCGCTGGCCGACCGGTTCTGGCTGGCCGCCACCATCCCCGCGCCCACCCGGACCGAGATGGGTCGCCGCGGGCGGTCGGCGTACCTGAGGGAGATGTCCCTCCCCGCCGGGGTGGACCGGATCGAGCGGCTGCTGCACGAGGCGGCGGGGCGGGCGGCAGCGCCGGTCCGGGAGCCGCGAGGAAACCTCGCTTAA
- a CDS encoding low molecular weight phosphatase family protein, with translation MADRVLFVCHANLCRSPMAEFLARRLLADRPVTVASAGTDAIDGLGMHPYAMEIVTASGRDPAAFRTRALRPEYLTDATLVLTATRRQRSVCTALAPAALHRTFTVRQFGRLAAAAEPPAGSADDSLQAAIAAAALARGRLQPAAPDADDLQDPIGGTAADFRRCAEEIERSLRPLAALIGAAG, from the coding sequence ATGGCTGATCGCGTGTTGTTCGTCTGCCACGCCAACCTGTGCCGGTCGCCGATGGCCGAGTTCCTGGCCCGCCGACTGCTGGCCGACCGGCCCGTCACGGTGGCCAGTGCCGGCACCGACGCGATCGACGGGCTGGGAATGCACCCGTACGCGATGGAGATCGTGACCGCCAGCGGCAGGGACCCGGCGGCGTTCCGCACCCGGGCGCTGCGGCCGGAGTACCTGACCGACGCGACGCTCGTGCTGACCGCGACCCGGCGCCAGCGCTCGGTCTGCACGGCGCTGGCGCCGGCGGCGCTGCACCGGACGTTCACGGTGCGCCAGTTCGGCCGGCTGGCCGCGGCGGCCGAGCCGCCCGCCGGGTCGGCCGACGACTCGTTGCAGGCGGCGATCGCCGCCGCCGCCCTGGCCCGGGGACGGCTACAACCCGCCGCCCCGGACGCGGACGACCTCCAGGACCCGATCGGCGGCACCGCCGCCGACTTCCGACGCTGCGCCGAGGAGATCGAACGGTCGCTGCGACCCCTCGCTGCGCTCATCGGGGCAGCCGGGTGA
- a CDS encoding polysaccharide biosynthesis tyrosine autokinase yields the protein MDLLRQLRHVRRHWWVTLVTVMVALGVSAFLTVRAQPRYVASVTFFVTTPNTGVSEAYQGGLFLQQRVKSYADLLTSDRLAQSVVAETPVGLTADEVQRRVKTSTETGTVMLQASVTDTDQTRALRVTETLAAKFVELVQKVETTPEGKAPVKIEVVSGPRVSANPVSPQPVRNLTLGGLIGLILGIGLAILRGVADVRLRDAAGLQRATGSPLLGEIPFEGNARSAPLIVGDAATSARAEAVRKLRTNLRFVDVHEPARVIAVTSALQGEGKTTLSCNLAIALAEAGWRVLLVDADLRRPKVDDYLGLDAGVGLTDVLVGDVQVGDVVQRWGDKSLLVLPSGSAPPNPSELLGSKAMSDLLLALRESADIVIIDTAPLLAVTDGVVVAVQADGALLVTQQGRTSRAQVAAAARSLHSVSVRLLGCVLNMAKVAKAEAYQYEAYRVVTSAPTASVPAEQRSASGRHVATTDGVNGVTDHTQELTRLPR from the coding sequence ATGGATCTGCTCCGCCAATTGCGTCACGTGCGTAGGCACTGGTGGGTCACACTGGTCACGGTCATGGTCGCCCTCGGCGTATCGGCTTTCCTGACCGTGCGCGCCCAACCTCGGTACGTCGCGTCGGTGACGTTCTTCGTCACCACCCCCAACACCGGCGTCAGCGAGGCCTACCAGGGTGGGCTCTTCCTCCAACAGCGGGTCAAGTCGTACGCGGACCTGCTCACCAGCGACCGACTGGCACAGAGCGTGGTGGCCGAGACCCCGGTCGGTCTCACCGCCGACGAGGTGCAGCGACGGGTGAAGACCTCCACCGAGACCGGCACCGTCATGCTCCAGGCGTCGGTCACCGACACCGACCAGACCCGCGCGTTGCGAGTGACCGAAACCCTGGCCGCGAAGTTCGTCGAACTCGTACAGAAGGTCGAGACGACGCCCGAGGGTAAGGCGCCGGTCAAGATCGAGGTGGTCAGTGGCCCACGGGTGAGCGCCAACCCCGTCTCGCCGCAGCCCGTCCGGAACCTCACCCTCGGTGGCCTGATCGGTCTGATCCTCGGTATCGGCCTGGCGATCCTGCGCGGAGTCGCCGACGTGCGGCTGCGCGACGCCGCCGGTCTGCAACGGGCCACCGGCAGCCCTCTGCTCGGCGAGATTCCGTTCGAGGGCAACGCCCGCAGCGCACCGCTGATCGTGGGCGACGCCGCGACCTCCGCCCGTGCCGAGGCGGTGCGCAAGTTGCGTACCAACCTGCGTTTCGTGGATGTCCACGAGCCTGCTCGGGTCATCGCCGTGACCAGCGCCCTGCAGGGTGAGGGAAAGACCACGCTCTCCTGCAACCTGGCCATCGCGCTGGCCGAGGCGGGTTGGCGGGTGCTGCTGGTCGACGCGGACCTGCGCCGTCCGAAGGTCGACGACTACCTGGGTCTGGACGCGGGTGTCGGCCTCACCGACGTGCTGGTCGGCGACGTGCAGGTCGGCGACGTCGTGCAGCGTTGGGGGGACAAGTCCCTGCTGGTGCTGCCCAGTGGTTCCGCCCCGCCGAACCCGAGCGAGTTGCTCGGCTCCAAGGCGATGTCGGACCTGCTGCTGGCGCTGCGGGAGTCGGCGGACATCGTGATCATCGACACCGCACCGCTGCTCGCGGTGACCGACGGCGTGGTCGTGGCCGTGCAGGCGGACGGTGCGCTGCTGGTGACCCAGCAGGGCCGTACCTCGCGAGCCCAGGTCGCCGCCGCGGCGCGCTCACTGCACTCGGTGTCGGTTCGACTGCTCGGGTGCGTGTTGAACATGGCGAAGGTGGCCAAGGCCGAGGCTTACCAGTACGAGGCCTACCGGGTGGTCACCTCGGCGCCCACGGCATCGGTGCCGGCCGAACAACGGAGCGCGTCCGGTCGGCACGTCGCGACCACCGACGGGGTCAACGGCGTCACCGATCACACCCAGGAACTCACCCGGCTGCCCCGATGA